One stretch of Candidatus Binatia bacterium DNA includes these proteins:
- a CDS encoding glycerophosphodiester phosphodiesterase, giving the protein MAEFPFFSGPKPRIIGHRGAAGEAPENTLPSFLRALADGAGFVELDVRGTADGEAVIMHDETVDRTTDGCGAVDQLSLADLKQLDAGYRFTKDAGATYPYRGQRIEIPTLAEFFSFLPEARAIVEIKQSTPSIVERVIEAVRQAGKERDVLLATEEDRIMTEIRAELGKNDVPMATGFCYGEVAGFVTWLERGSAETYRPPGQAMQLPREFQGRTLVSAETVHAAHTIGVEMFVWTINGLDEMACLLSLGVDGIITDYPGRLRALVAAP; this is encoded by the coding sequence GTGGCTGAATTCCCATTCTTCTCCGGGCCCAAACCCCGCATCATCGGCCACCGTGGCGCCGCGGGAGAGGCGCCGGAAAATACACTTCCTTCTTTCCTGCGGGCGCTCGCAGATGGCGCCGGTTTTGTCGAGCTTGACGTTCGCGGCACCGCGGACGGCGAGGCTGTCATTATGCACGACGAGACGGTGGACCGAACGACCGACGGCTGCGGGGCGGTGGACCAGCTCAGTCTTGCAGACCTTAAACAGCTCGATGCCGGTTACCGCTTTACCAAGGACGCGGGGGCGACGTATCCTTATCGCGGTCAGCGGATCGAGATTCCGACTCTGGCGGAGTTTTTCTCCTTCCTTCCCGAAGCCAGGGCCATCGTTGAAATCAAGCAGTCGACGCCATCGATAGTTGAGCGAGTCATCGAGGCCGTGCGTCAAGCCGGCAAGGAGCGGGATGTCCTGCTTGCGACCGAGGAAGACCGGATCATGACGGAAATCCGCGCGGAGCTCGGCAAAAACGATGTGCCGATGGCCACGGGTTTTTGCTACGGAGAGGTGGCGGGGTTCGTGACATGGCTGGAAAGAGGCTCGGCGGAAACGTATCGTCCTCCCGGACAGGCGATGCAGTTACCGCGCGAGTTCCAAGGCCGGACCCTGGTTAGCGCCGAGACCGTCCATGCCGCGCACACGATTGGCGTCGAGATGTTCGTCTGGACCATCAACGGCCTCGACGAGATGGCGTGCTTGTTGTCTCTCGGGGTGGACGGGATCATTACCGATTATCCGGGCCGCCTGCGGGCGCTCGTGGCGGCGCCGTAA
- a CDS encoding HAMP domain-containing sensor histidine kinase, with the protein MDIATPGRGTLNKKQMITVLQWLVTIGASYLMLFNKGEVVGDTWSFGLIALFLIATLVLYRLPDELFHHRYFDVTFLIVDTAFISAAIYQNRGGPWDLFLLYFFVLFLAAAGGGQMRVVLGFIVICLVYLGFLLREGKGIAELGSDFFIRIAFLFGISILYGYLSENATKEKVRAESAEQKERVKMDLVSALAHDIKNPLGVIMNYAEILKDQLAGRTEDRGKIDILDRVQDNAQRIVTLVTGFLDASKAEAGKLEIARGPVSVNHLLDVVARHQESDVAKKKLILRMDLDNNLPELLGDNSQLERVFWNLLGNAIKFTPAGGKITVTSRRDDGHICVSFRDTGIGIPPNELPLLFSQFKRLKGSAKIEGTGLGLFIVKTIVEAHKGTVQVESLDGQGSTFTVRVPIRA; encoded by the coding sequence ATGGACATAGCAACCCCCGGTCGCGGGACGCTCAACAAAAAGCAGATGATCACCGTCCTGCAATGGCTGGTGACCATCGGCGCATCCTACCTGATGCTCTTCAACAAAGGAGAGGTCGTCGGCGACACCTGGTCGTTCGGCTTGATCGCTCTCTTCTTGATCGCTACGTTGGTATTGTACCGCCTTCCCGACGAGCTTTTCCACCATCGTTACTTCGACGTGACATTCCTTATCGTGGACACCGCTTTCATCTCGGCTGCGATCTATCAGAATCGCGGCGGCCCATGGGACTTGTTTCTGCTCTACTTTTTTGTCCTTTTTCTAGCGGCGGCCGGCGGCGGCCAGATGAGAGTCGTTCTCGGGTTTATCGTCATCTGCCTGGTCTATCTCGGCTTCCTGCTGCGCGAGGGCAAGGGGATCGCCGAGCTCGGCTCCGATTTTTTTATCCGGATCGCCTTTCTCTTCGGCATCTCCATCCTTTACGGCTACCTGTCGGAAAACGCCACCAAGGAGAAAGTCCGCGCGGAAAGCGCGGAGCAGAAGGAGCGCGTGAAGATGGACCTGGTCTCGGCGCTGGCGCATGACATCAAAAACCCGTTGGGCGTCATCATGAATTACGCGGAAATTTTGAAGGATCAGCTCGCCGGCCGCACCGAAGATCGCGGCAAGATCGACATTCTCGACCGCGTGCAGGACAACGCCCAAAGAATCGTCACCCTGGTCACCGGTTTTCTCGATGCCAGCAAGGCAGAGGCCGGCAAGCTCGAAATAGCTCGAGGTCCGGTCTCCGTGAACCATCTGCTCGACGTCGTCGCCCGCCATCAGGAATCCGATGTGGCGAAAAAAAAGCTCATTCTAAGGATGGATCTCGATAATAATCTGCCCGAACTCCTTGGCGACAATTCCCAGCTCGAACGAGTTTTCTGGAACCTGCTCGGCAACGCGATCAAATTCACTCCGGCGGGCGGCAAGATCACCGTCACGTCCAGACGAGACGACGGCCATATCTGTGTGAGCTTCCGCGATACGGGGATCGGCATTCCGCCCAACGAGCTGCCGCTGCTGTTCTCGCAATTCAAACGTTTGAAGGGGTCGGCCAAGATCGAAGGGACGGGCCTC